In one Brassica oleracea var. oleracea cultivar TO1000 chromosome C9, BOL, whole genome shotgun sequence genomic region, the following are encoded:
- the LOC106317646 gene encoding defensin-like protein 206, protein MAKNLSSITFTVLLLVLLMASTEILKIEAMNIKARCLPQGCKNATFSEECGPEPFTGSNNDCCHCCVTRYGRNAVCKGVVEGPDKHCHCYKERV, encoded by the exons ATGGCGAAGAACCTCAGCTCCATTACCTTCACCGTTCTCTTGCTTGTCTTATTGATGGCTTCAACGG AAATCCTCAAAATTGAGGCTATGAACATCAAGGCTAGATGCCTTCCACAGGGATGCAAAAATGCTACATTCTCCGAGGAGTGCGGGCCAGAGCCGTTCACAGGTTCAAATAACGATTGCTGTCATTGTTGCGTAACCAGATACGGGAGGAATGCAGTCTGCAAAGGAGTTGTTGAGGGACCAGACAAACACTGTCATTGCTACAAAGAACGTGTTTGA
- the LOC106317530 gene encoding defensin-like protein 206 — MAKNLSSVTFTVLLLVLLMVSTEILKIEAMNIKARCLPQGCKNATFSEECGPEPFTGSNNDCCHCCVAKYGREAVCKGVVEGPDKHCHCYKERV; from the exons ATGGCGAAGAACCTTAGCTCCGTCACCTTTACCGTTCTATTGCTTGTCCTCTTGATGGTTTCAACCG AAATCCTAAAAATTGAGGCTATGAACATCAAGGCCAGATGCCTTCCACAGGGATGCAAAAATGCTACATTCTCCGAGGAGTGCGGGCCGGAGCCGTTCACAGGTTCAAATAACGATTGCTGTCACTGTTGCGTAGCCAAATACGGGAGGGAGGCAGTCTGTAAAGGAGTTGTTGAGGGACCAGACAAACACTGTCATTGCTACAAAGAACGTGTTTGA
- the LOC106314386 gene encoding F-box protein At2g35280-like has product MAGNRALSNLELMPTDIQTEIISRVARHSRRAVCNLLAAVPPLAPSAAVPIVYRNLNIHPLTVHPRAALHRYQSLMENCLASGNLQAHYVRGIQQYFHYNNVHGGLPHLQIAVEGSYEKAVYLYGVIMLSKGETAIGQAMLDTLGWRQNKNRADRCWRRIKRSLHGIRVTLESYMTAYLNTRETIACHRDNIHERCDTCYYYKQLTKFVYMM; this is encoded by the coding sequence ATGGCCGGAAACAGAGCTCTCTCTAACCTCGAACTCATGCCAACTGATATCCAAACTGAGATCATTTCACGTGTAGCAAGGCACTCCAGGAGAGCAGTCTGCAATCTCTTGGCCGCGGTTCCTCCGCTAGCCCCCTCTGCCGCCGTTCCTATTGTTTATAGGAACCTCAATATCCACCCGCTAACCGTTCATCCACGAGCTGCGTTACACAGGTACCAAAGTCTTATGGAAAATTGCCTCGCCAGCGGTAACTTGCAAGCTCATTACGTACGGGGGATACAACAATATTTCCACTACAACAACGTCCATGGAGGCTTGCCACATCTTCAGATCGCAGTAGAAGGTTCGTACGAGAAAGCTGTTTACCTTTATGGTGTAATAATGCTATCTAAGGGAGAGACGGCAATTGGACAAGCAATGTTAGATACCCTTGGATGGAGACAAAACAAAAACCGAGCAGACAGGTGCTGGAGAAGGATCAAGCGATCGCTCCATGGAATAAGAGTTACACTTGAGTCTTACATGACTGCTTACCTGAACACAAGGGAAACCATAGCATGCCACCGAGACAATATTCACGAGCGCTGTGATACGTGCTACTATTATAAGCAATTGACAAAGTTTGTTTACATGATGTAG
- the LOC106314385 gene encoding uncharacterized protein LOC106314385, which produces MSSSYILLANLRAGRCSNTAEVRLLRFWEARNSTLIHGSINSSRIDTFRRRLSEGSVYFLSGFDIARSNPKFRLFDSPVSIRFNDETFFETKTDSDKDIPTELFRFRSHEQLLTLANTNRDLPDIVGEVSSVRSTITDGLRGPQRVMMTLHLEGDVNVCVSMFDDRAVTFQTKFDEHSSEPKVILFTNINPKVVGGKLFLNATSGTYFYFDCETSAGKEHYERLVGDRANASSSKSKVNIEFLCKAEVTNLQSEKGWCYIGCSKCAKKLQPDEISFTCLSCDRENTTGVLRYRVEFSVADHTDEAVFVAFDIEIAKLTNIQASEAAHILGAGVDARVDNDFPPFLNEVVGKTFTFQLKLGEFNFTSKHQSFTVSRIISEHERAPLPAFVNDGDNHGPDDNGDGAELADCVAQKIDESTVVNNKASASNVPYHGPQAANKQKLVNDGNVKKKARKE; this is translated from the exons ATGTCTTCTTCCTATATTCTTCTCGCCAACTTGAGAGCAGGCCGTTGCTCAAACACCGCTGAAGTGCGTCTTCTGAGGTTCTGGGAAGCTCGCAAC TCTACGCTGATACACGGGAGCATCAACTCAAGCCGCATTGACACTTTCCGGAGGCGGCTCAGTGAAGGCTCCGTTTACTTTCTCAGTGGTTTCGACATCGCACGGAGTAACCCAAAATTCCGACTCTTTGACTCTCCGGTGTCCATACGCTTCAATGATGAAACTTTTTTTGAAACAAAAACTGACTCGGACAAGGACATTCCGACTGAGTTATTCAGATTTCGCAGCCACGAACAGCTTCTGACATTGGCAAACACTAACAGAGATCTCCCAG ATATCGTTGGTGAAGTAAGTTCCGTCAGGAGCACGATCACCGACGGTCTACGCGGTCCTCAGCGTGTAATGATGACTCTGCATTTGGAAGG GGATGTCAATGTTTGTGTCAGTATGTTTGATGATCGTGCTGTAACTTTCCAAACTAAGTTTGACGAGCACAGCTCTGAGCCAAAGGTTATACTCTTTACAAACATCAATCCCAAAGTTGTTGGAG GGAAGCTTTTTCTCAACGCTACGTCTGGTACCTACTTTTATTTCGACTGTGAAACATCAGCTGGAAAAGAGCATTATGAAAG GCTGGTTGGTGATAGAGCCAATGCGAGCTCTTCTAAATCAAAAGTG AATATTGAGTTTCTGTGCAAGGCCGAGGTAACCAATCTTCAGTCGGAGAAGGGATGGTGCTATATTGGATGCTCCAAATGCGCAAAGAAGCTTCAGCCGGATGAAATATCTTTCACTTGTCTCTCATGTGATAGGGAAAACACTACGGGTGTATTAAG GTATCGTGTGGAGTTCTCGGTGGCGGACCATACGGATGAGGCTGTATTTGTAGCATTTGACATAGAGATTGCTAAGCTAACCAACATCCAAGCATCTGAGGCTGCGCATATTTTG GGTGCGGGTGTGGATGCTAGAGTCGACAACGACTTCCCTCCGTTCTTGAATGAAGTAGTTGGAAAAACTTTCACTTTCCAGCTCAAGTTAGGGGAGTTCAACTTCACCTCCAAACACCAGAGCTTCACCGTCTCCCGTATAATAAGTGAACACGAGAGAGCGCCATTGCCAGCGTTTGTTAACGAT GGGGATAATCATGGGCCCGATGACAATGGAGATGGTGCGGAACTAGCAGATTGTGTGGCACAAAAAATTGATGAGAGTACCGTTGTCAACAACAAGGCATCCGCATCAAATGTCCCATATCACGGTCCTCAGGCTGCAAACAAACAGAAGCTTGTCAATGATGGGAACGTGAAGAAGAAGGCACGCAAGGAGTAG